Sequence from the Drosophila innubila isolate TH190305 chromosome 3L unlocalized genomic scaffold, UK_Dinn_1.0 0_D_3L, whole genome shotgun sequence genome:
tagctTAAACAGCATTTTTTGGGGTCAACAATCAAAAATGAATAAGCCATGGAATGTGCAACAACTTTTCCATAGAGCAAGAGATGAAGAATATACAACGGGCGAAGTGGAACAGAACCTGAAGccggagttggagttgaagcAGCTATTCTTTTCATAAACCGCACACAAATTAGACGCAtacaaaaaaggcaaaaaatgAACGCTGATTGTCGTCTATTCTCACCAAGTTTTGGACGGTGGTGGGGCGTGGTTCACTCAAAGTCAATTAGGCAAAGCAACGATGGgcaaacaaaactgaaaacaattcgcatttaaatttgtgcatTCTTAGAAAATTTACGCGAAATTAGGGAGCGACTAAATGAGGGTAAGGGATGCGGAATGCAGAGGGGAAGTCACCGTAAAATACGTGCATATTATTGCGCTTATCTGACAACAAACACGCCCGGACCAAATACCCATTCCAGAGCACAAACCCAGGAACCAGGCCCAAGTTGATTTCGCTTTTctttctctgtcaagaactgAGCTGCTATATTtcaatgctgttgttgttcctgttgttgtattgtgtgcatttgtttttatgtgtgtggcaTGGCTTCCACTCCCTTGATTCCCCCTGTCCCTGCTCCATATCCAGCTCTTCAGTGTCATCTGTCCTAAGCAACACATCCTTCCTTAAACGTTTCTTGTCTGCCAAATGTTTCCATGGGCTATATGATTGTGTGTCCTgggactgtgtgtgtgtgtgtctgtgtgcatgtgtgtgtgtgtggttttaTGTGTGCATTGTATTGCTGGCATAATAgacacatttaattttactattaTGTCTTTTTGTTGTCATCGCATTCGCATAAGCATAATAaaccgtttcattttcaagttttctttGGGGACTTCCCCGTTTGCCTATTTGCCagtcattttatttgatttcccCCTTaaatagagaaagagaaagcaaCAAATATTGAATTCTATTGAAATTAGAGATATTCTCGTACAAGATGGCCAAAATATCAAAGTGTGAAtcaaagtcaattttttaatgccaAATTGTTCTTCTTTATAATCATCTACGTGATCTTCCTGCAAATATGTAAACTGGTGTGTCACTGCGTGAAAACTATACGCATCTAGGCACGAATCAAATAAGTTTGTTATGtgttaagtaattaaaaaaagtaatgactattattttgcataaattggcACTTAATTGAATAGGGTCTAATGCTATTATAGCAATTTCACTTAAAATGGCATTTACCAACACTAAAAGATCATCAGCTgacaacataattaaaatattattgccGCTTATCTGATCAAAGCTAATtagcttaattatttttattgcgaTTTTACGCTGACAACTTTCATTTCAACAcatgaatatttttcaaaatgtaaaaaagacCCAGAAAAGAGTACATAAACTTTTTAGCGAAGAAAATGTGTTTGTTTGACTTCAAAtctgtacatatacatactccaaattataaataaaaattttcgctttttttcgACATCGTATTCTATATTTtctgtaaacaaaatatttcgaaatggacgttttttaatatattaaaacgtatatataattgttatcatatataatatatataatatatatatatataatttattaattaatttttaaaagttattgtcTTGgccgtttttatttttggaccGGTCATGTCTCTGTTCATTTTCTGCACATTTTCTGCTCATTGCAGCCTGTCGTTACTACatagaaagaaaaactttttattcaGTTAGTTATCCGAAGGGTGACGAACtttaagctttatttaaatgaacacCTTAACTTTacctaatttcgaattttaaatttttattgtttgtaaatttttccCAATATTGTTGCATTTTCATTACCTAGCACTTAAATTCACGTTAAAGCCCTGTTAAACAACAGTCAGGCAACTGTTTCTTTTCTGCAAACCATAACGGCAGTGGACACaattatcaaattatatatatatatatatatatatatattgataaagacaatatttatatatttatcagtGGATCCAAGCTAATTCAAATAAAGCTTCACAACTCAACTATTTTCTGCGTAAGTCATGTAAATATATGCACTGTTAAAGCGCTAGATGGCGCTTGTTCAACAGCTGTTGTGCTGCAATGCCCCAGCTGCATGATTTTCGATAACTGTCGCTATCGATAATATAATTTCGTttgcaacaaaaaccaaatataTTTGACAATAATTTAATCGAAGTATTAAAGTTCGGTCTTTTAAGaagcaataatatttaaaaagtgccAACACTGCAACtgatcatttatatttatcacaCCCTAGGTGTTTGTACACACGAAAGACTTGTAATAGGTCAGGAGTCGTTATCGTAAGCCAGATTAGTCATTAGACATTTAATTCTGAAAGAATGGAAATTGAAAGCAAAACTACTATTTTGGATCTTAACATGGACGTGTTGGACATAATATTCAGCAACTTCTATTGGGAGAAGGACAAGTTAAATTTCGCTAAAGCTCATAAACATCTGAGTGCAGCATTTGTACATCACAGTCGAAAGCAGTATAAAGAAATCTGCACATTGGACACAGACTGGCCATTTATCTTAGAGTGGTTTGGCACAAAGGTTTTATCTCTGAAGGATGAAAGTTACCAGTACGACAATTTTAaccaaacaaatcaaatgctgGAACTTGCTGCAAAGTACTGCCCAAATGTGGAGGCTATAGAATTTCTAATCTCCGAAGAAAATATGATGatcatagaaaataatttggaGAAACTAAAGAATCTTAATTATGTTATATTAAACGGAAAACCGccttcaataaatattaaaaatatttttgaaatccTTAAACAGTTGCCGAAGTTAAGAAGAATAGCAGTGTATAATTGGAGTATCAGTTATTGTAAGATAtatctattttctattattaattcgttattgatttaatttgtattttcaagTGGCACCAATGAACAATTTAGAGTACATAGAGCATTTAGAGTTCTCGGACCTGGACGAAGATGACATTAGCGTACTTTCCAATCTTTGGAAAAATCTAAAATGCTTAAGAACACATGCATATCCGAGTACACTTAACCTGTTGGCGAAACATTGTACGCAACTGGAGTATCTCAGATTGTGGGCGTACAACGACTGCGAAAAATCAATGTTCCcatattttccaaaattaaagcgcctaaaaatattttcatgtgATGAATACAATGATAACGGTGCATATTTTCAAACTTTACACGGAAAATACAATAGTCAACTGGAGACACTTGAATTTCCTAAAGGCTACATTGATACGGCAAAGACAGCTAAGCGCATCGCTAAGCTAAAAGCTGTGAAGACACTATGCTGTCAATATATGGAGTCGAGATGTATAAGATATATAGCTAGAATGCCGTTAGAGAAATTAATAATGCATAAGCTTGAAGAAAATGATCTTTTAATATTACTACGCGAGTGCAAGACACTAAGATTGCTTCATCTTGATcgtttaaaattggaaaaagaCAGTCTTTACACTTTAttggatattttaaaatcgaatGGGTTTCAACCGGAAAACCCATTTGTACTTTGTTTAGATTGTAAACAATTACGTGCAAGCATAATACAAAAGGTAAATATAAACTATACGTTTGTGCATAAtcgtttaaatattaactatttattaatacttattaaattttgtttcagTTGACATTGTGTTCTAATAGAACGTTATTGGATATTCAAGAGGCATCATTTAATCTCAGTTGTCGATATTAAACCTATGGatattattatacaattatttttattggggAAAACtcgaatttgatttaaaacaaacaaacaaacacttgTTGCATTTAGGGTGGCACCAAATAATTTCGTTAGATGGCGCTAAAGTCTTGTCAGCTGTAAACTTTTTGATTGCTATCGACTAATGTCATCGACAGTGgcattttaaaacaatcttTGTATAAACTTTCGATAGCTGATTCAAGCAAATGTATCGACAATCGGTAGTGCGATAAAGAAAAAACCTTTGTTTATACTTTtcgcttttttaatttaatacaaaactgcattttattatttaagttatgTTCACTGCAATAACTGTAATCACATGTGCCTTTCAAATATAAAGTCGTATTTATAAACGTGccgattaattaatttactgaTTTTGTAAACTTTTACAAGAGTCTCACACCCGACTGTCAGTAAGGTAGGTCAGGGTTCATACTCTAAATTAtactttaagtttttctttctttaggaattataaacatttagaTGACTTGTGCATCAAATTTGTAATGAAATAATGAAGAGCAAGACAACTACCATATTAGATCTGCCTATCGAAGTGTTGGACGTCGTCTTCGGAGAAACGCGTCAGCTCAAAGATAAAGTGAATTTTGGTCGTGCTCATCCGTTTCTGAATGAGTTGTCCTTTGTTTTGAAATGGTGTGGTACAAAAGTGACTTCAATCACTTGCGAGAACGGCAATGGTGAACTGACCGGAGAGGCGGTCAAGCTTGCAGGAGATTACTGTCCTAATTTGAAGAGCTTGGATATTTTGATAACAGCTGAGAATgttaatatcttaaaagaGAATATGATAAAACTGCAAAATcttaatgaaattgaaatatatagtCCAAAATCATGttctgatgttgatgttgagaACTTATTCAGAACTTTTCAGCAGTTGCCGAAGTTGCAaagtttgttattaaatatatacacttggAAGATAAGTAATTGTATGAAATTtacaatattcttaaaaagcaACTAATCAAATTAATCTTTGATTTTCAGTAACGCCACTAAACAACTTGACACAGTTGAAATATTTGGATATTTGCATTCTTTGCGAACCGGAGGATGTTGACATCTTCAGCAATTTATGGGGAAATCTAACGAGTTTACTAATTAACACTGATGCAGAGGTTTACAATATTCTATCTGAGCTTTGTGTCAATCTGGAGGTACTTGATATGCGGAACTTTTCCGATCCTGATAAGGAAGGTATTGGATATTTTCCAAAACTAAAGCACCTGTATTTCGATTACTTGGCAGAAGAAGTGGATGGGTTCGGTTTTTATGCTTCAATGTTAAGTGATAAATACAATAACCAACTGGAaagcctttttttttacaaaggcGAAATAACCACTGTGGAACAAGCAAAGCGGCTTGCAGACCTAAGAGCGCTTAAAAAGATGAATTTCTATACTATTGCTTCGTGTTGTCTCAAGTAAATAGCTAATATACCGCTGGAGGAATTAGTAATAGGGAAGATTGAGATGGAAGACCTGCTGATATTTCTGAGCGAGTGTAAGACCCTCAGATGGTTACTAGTCGCTTGGATTCTAAAACCAGAacaagattttatttataagctcTTGGATATTTTAGAAGCAAATGGCGTTCAATCTGAAAAGCCGTTCATTTTGAAAGTTGACAGGTTTTATTTTGACCGCGGTGAAATTATCAGGCCACTGGTGAGTATAAACAACATCTTAAACAGTCATTTGAATTAACtatctttaaaatgttaattattctTTCAGTTGGATTCAAATTCTAAAtgtaaactattaaaaatacaatatagacgataaatattttttttcggaataaataatataataatagaaataagGTTAACctatacaaacatttttaactaattttgagTAGTTGAGTTAAAACCGTTTATCAATCCACTCTGATTGTAACTATTGGATTTTGTCGATAATATAGCTAACAAACAAAAGTAAGAAAGCTACGACGAGAATGCATCAGAAAAGGTTTCTTTGCCCAGGtcgtatttattatatagacGTATTTATTCACGTTATGCGGTCTGTCACGACTCGGACGTGTTCCCTACATCTACAAAGACCAATCTGTAGTAATATAAAGGAATAATATAAACTGTCCAACaaagaaaactttgtttttggtCAGATTATTTTTATCTCGGTAATCCGGACAATGCAGTAAGTCGGACTCTACCTAGTTTTCAATTGTCCGGATTACCAAGATATATTAtgaacataatttatttaaatttttgatagtTTAGTGATTCGTTccaaacttttataatttagttatttctTGCAGTTTTTAAGTCTTAACAGTCTTTTTTCTTGTCCTTCTTGCTCTTCTTAGTAAGTTCAATAAGCGCATTGGTTGAGTAGGATTTGGGACGCTCAATCGGCAGACCAAGAGCTCGATCCCAGACTAGGGAAGCGAGCACGCCGAGAGCACGTGAAACGCCGAAAAGAACGGTGTAACCGGATATGTATTGATAAAGACAATGTTGATATAAATATCATTGGATCCAAGCTAATTCAAATATAGCTTCACAGATTAAATTTTTCAGCGTAAGTCATGTAAATATATGCACTGTTAAAGCGCTAGATGGCGCTTGTTCAACAGCTGTTTTGCTGAAATGCCCCAGCTGCTTGATTTTCGATAACTGACGCTATCGATAATGTCATTTCGCTTGctataaaaaccaaatatatttgacaataattgaatttaagtaTTAAAGTTCGGTCTTTTaagaaacaataatttttaaaaagtgccAACACTGCAACtgatcatttatatttatcacaCCCTAGGTGTTTGTACACACAAAAGACTTGTGGTAGGTTAGGAGTCGTTATCGTAAACCAGATTAGTCATTAGACATTTAATTCTGAAAGAATGGAAATTGAAAGCAAAACTACTATTTTGGATCTTAACATGGACGTGTTGGACATAATATTCAGCAACTTCTATTGGGAGAAGGACAAGTTAAATTTCGCTAAAGCTCATCCACATCTGAGTGCAGCATTTGTACATCACAGTCGAGAGCCGTATAAAGAAATCTGCACATTCTACACAGACTGGCCATTTATCTTAGAGTGGTTTGGCACAAAGGTTTTATCTCTGAAGGATGAAAGTTACCAGTACgacgattttaaccaaacaaatcaaatgctgGAACTTGCTGCAAAGTACTGCCCAAATGTGGAGGCTATAGAATTTTTAATCACcgaagaaaatataataaacgtAGCAAATAATTTAGAGAAACTGAAGAAGCTTAATTATGTAACATTAAACGGAAAACCGCcttcaataaatattgaaaatatttttgaaatccTTAAACAGTTGCCGAAGTTAAGGAGAATAGCAGTGAATAATTGGAATATCAGTTGTTGTAAGATAtatctattttctattattaattcgttattgattaaatttgtattttcaagTGGCACCAATGAACAATTTAGAGTACATAGAGCATTTAGAGATCGCGCACCTGGACGAAGATGACATTAGCGTACTTTCCAATATTTGGAAAAATCTAAAATGCTTAACAACAGGTGGATGTCAAAGAACACTTAACCTGTTGGCGAAACATTGTAAGCAACTGGAGTATCTCAGATTGTGGTCGTACTACGACTGTGAAAAATCAATGTTCCcatattttccaaaattaaagcgcctgaaaatattttcatgtgATGACGATGATAACGG
This genomic interval carries:
- the LOC117787361 gene encoding uncharacterized protein LOC117787361 isoform X1, translated to MEIESKTTILDLNMDVLDIIFSNFYWEKDKLNFAKAHKHLSAAFVHHSRKQYKEICTLDTDWPFILEWFGTKVLSLKDESYQYDNFNQTNQMLELAAKYCPNVEAIEFLISEENMMIIENNLEKLKNLNYVILNGKPPSINIKNIFEILKQLPKLRRIAVYNWSISYLAPMNNLEYIEHLEFSDLDEDDISVLSNLWKNLKCLRTHAYPSTLNLLAKHCTQLEYLRLWAYNDCEKSMFPYFPKLKRLKIFSCDEYNDNGAYFQTLHGKYNSQLETLEFPKGYIDTAKTAKRIAKLKAVKTLCCQYMESRCIRYIARMPLEKLIMHKLEENDLLILLRECKTLRLLHLDRLKLEKDSLYTLLDILKSNGFQPENPFVLCLDCKQLRASIIQKLTLCSNRTLLDIQEASFNLSCRY